aattaaaaaaatacttctcccattttcactcgaaaaattttgataaattgcACGTTAAAAAAATTCCAGTCCTCACTGTACTCGACTTCATTTCGTATATCTGTGCGAACCACCTCAGTCCACAGGGCATTTaatagaatttaataattgaaataaatctttatatttttatcgattatattatattattatattatgcaATGCTTTCGATTTAAAAGGGATATTTTAGGGTTTTCCCTAAAATTAGAGTATTAGAGTATGCAAGAAATTAGATTACCTGCACTGCCAGCAGCGGCTTGTGGAGTCCTTCCAAATTCAAGATCATGTTGTAAGGCAGCAGAGATTTAAACTTCGACGTCCCTTCCTCAGCCGTCAGCTCCGCCACCTCCAGCTCCTCCGCCAGTGGCAGCCACAACCTCCACTCCTTCCATATCATCGTCATACACCACTTTAAACACACCATCCTCATCTTTATCCAATTTCCCAGCCAACTGATAAAATTCCTCCAAAACAACAGCAAGCCCGTCTTTCGATCTCTGCAAAATTCcctcgaaatcatcctcacTTTTGTAAATTATCAGTTTCTGATTATAGTAAAACGCCAAGTACGGGAGATCGAATGTGACCAGCTGGCATTCTTTTTTTCCAATCGGTTTATTGGGCTTCACATTTCCCGTGCTGAGGATTTTAACACAGTCGTCAACTTTCTTCTCCTCGGCAAATTCACCAGCCATTTTCTAAAATGGGAAGCTGCTGAGAAAATTGTGTTGTAAATTGGTTTGTTAATAGGGAGTTTCTGTACAAGTGCACAGATTTATAGTGTGGAGCCATTTTGAAACAGTTGGGGGCATTTATGAGCTTCATCGGGTGCAGTTGTATGAACATTTATTACCTGTCTTTGCCACTCTGTATTTTGGTGGGAGTTGAGTAAAAGACGATAACTTTTTTGCAACAATATTTGGTGGCGACGTAAATTCTTCAAATTACATGGTTTATTTCATACTACCCACGTGGACATTGTCTTCCTGATAGGATGGATGGCCAAGATTTGTCTAACCCATTGAAATTGAAGTGAGTGTAGTGCCCACGTAGTCAGGTCATCCATCACACATTTACCCAAATCAAACAagcttaattttaaaaattttatgtgatTAGTTCTATTTGATACGAATAATAACTATCAAATCTTTAAAACACTCCTCGactgcacagtctcatacctgaacaATTTTTTGGAATATCTCTCATTCTAGTATGATATCAGTCCATTCATGTTTTCTTCACATATAAGTCTGTCAGAAGTCACTCATTGTCCATACAACGACGATCGCCTTCTACCTTCTTCGACCCAGACCTCAGAAATTCAGTCCAGACTATGttgatttatgatattgtctGTTGAAaattcaacatatatatataatgactTGATTTAATGAgaaattatgtatttaataaaaatcattccGTAATTGTCGgcagataaaaaaaaatggttAAGTTTTGGCAATTGTGCATCCATATTTTATGAATCACTCCTTtaaattttaatgatttttttgtttttgtagtTTCACCTTCAAAATTTTTGCTGGATTTGCATCGACTCTATTAGATTACACACTATCCTGCCTGCAGGTTAAAAATTAATCTGGATTGATATTTAACCTCCTAGTATAAGGTACCATTTGGCTTCTTCGAGGAGTTGACAAAAAATCTATAATATGGAGATAGTTAATAGAAGGATAATAACTTCAATTATTATAAAACTTGAGTCGAGCGTTTGATCAAACTACGTAATTAAATCAGATCATTTACATCATAAAGTAtaaagatttgcaaaataaaaaaataattctcAACATCTTGTCGGATCATAACGTCGGGTGAAAAACTAGTTACATTATGAATTGGCAAAGGCTATTAATTAAAAACTTACTTTTTAATTATCATTTTTTATTGAATCAAGccattttttatggatgattttATCGAATATTTATTCAATCATAGATTAACAATCCTTTCCTATgttaaattcaaaaaaaaaataaccttTTTGTACGTATACCCTCTGTACATTTTTCGTTTTCTAtatttgaaaaaagaaaaaaacaatctTTATGTTGTAGTTTCAAAaatcttaattaatttagtgcaTCTTTTTtactttgtttatatttaaaaacaacaaattaatttttaaaatgagaaCCAAAAtcgtgattttattttatatcgaCGTTGCCGGTCGCACTTTTAGAACCGTtcccaaaaacataaaaaccaATATAACTAGAATATGTGAAAACATATGACCACTGAGAAGGTTCATTAAAACCTAATTTGTGGCTGGTGAGTAATTTGTTGGAGGGGCAACCTAAAATAGGTGGCTTGAACAATAATGGCATTAATTAGTCGGTAATCATGGTTCTGAAATACTTCATTTTTCATTTaacaaagacaaaaacttgtgtgagacggtctcacgagtcgtattttgtgagacatatttcttatttgggtcattcattgaaaaatattactttttatgctaattttttattgtgaatatcggaaagattgactcgtctcacagataaagatttgtgagactgtctcacaagagacatactctttaATAAAACAACACTAATCCTACATGCTCAAATTTAGCATCCCCGTTTGAATAAAGCGCAACTGATTTGCTGACACGCGGGCCCCacgtgttttgaattattttaattatattttatattttatgaacgTCCCTCTGTccgattatttttttaataaaattggaCAATGCGggtgttatttattattatatgttgaACATATGTGTTATTAATAAAGTTGGGCATCACCAACTTCGTGCCGACTTAGTTGAACATATATGGtcacaatacaacaacaattcttgaattagtattttgcatcttctcttaagtttaatttaattttttttatttttatgcaagtgttatttattattatatgttgtactgttttattttaggtttataataaatttttaattttaaatacgtgacactcataaaattaaattattttacgtactaaatatataaaaacatattattattaatataaaatagtaataatttaaatttcttaaaaaatttgaaattgaatttatttaatttaaagtaaGAATAAGATGAATGAGTGGACAACTGGACCTACAAATAATGagtgtgaatgttaaaatgaatgtgggagAATATATGTGTTAATGTAATGTGTATGTTGTATGAGGACCCTAACACCCACCAACGCGGGTGCTTTAAGATTTTTGTTTCTCGAAAACTTTTAAAAGCCACAAATATTTATGCAACTATGCAACACACCCAAagtgttttttctttttcctgaaAATGAGATGATATTCGGTTTTGCTGTGACTTGTGCTATCCACGTGAGTAGTGCtcttaaaattatttgatttgtatttaaaatttttcaattAGAGTTGAACTGGaacttgttaaaaaaaaaattcgagttGAACTCGTTCTCtaattgttttatttgataattaGCGAGTCTTTCGCGaactttaatttattaatagtatataattatatattaaataaatataaatttttttagacaAAAGCGtcaatcatttgattgatcagattgatcgtttaaagaaaatgaaaaacgagaaaaaacataattttttataaaaattttaaattaatttttggctTTTTAAAATTACTTTTACTCTtacattttatttcaaaaataaatatttaataatataaatttttcaaactAATAAAAAAACTTAAAGACATTGAAATAATCTTTGTCCATTATTTACTTCTTTGCCACTAAGAGATAACACAAACACAAAACTTTTACTCCACACAATTTAAGATTCTGAGACTTATATTTTGTATAACTTGAAAATTTATGCTAAAAGTAAAAAACGTTTTTCGCCCATAATGTagttttaatttcttttaagCTTGTGAAGTTTGAAACTTAATCGTAACATTTTATCATGCCTCACGTGTTTTATAACCTTATTGGCTATTggggttttttttataattaatgtaaaaaaaaaatttaatttcaaaaataattttaaaaaaattatttgcaaAACTAATTTAATAAGCGCGGAGGCTCGTCCACGtagatatattattatttaatattatttattattattttattataatttaatattatatattattattttgtgaTGTTATGTAAgttttttattattgttattatttatgattttaaataattaatttaataaaaaaatattattattattatttttttaattattaatttaattcgaatgaaaaatataaactataaatatttataatatatgttaattattaaatattttgtattatttggttgggtgattgaaaaattagagATACGAGAAGATTGAAATGAGAAAATTAAAAAGATATGAGAGGATTGAAGGGAGAAAATTAAgaagaataaaaataatagtATTTCACCAATACACCAATAACAGGTTTAATTTTAGCATATAGTATCGACGAAAATTACGCTgtattataatattttcattctattattaaatttacattgtttattttctatttaagctattattatttatttaatttcaattgCAACATAAAAACTCAAACAGCgtgaaattatatttataaatatattattattattattattttttaataattaatttaattcgaatgaaaaatatatatatttataatatatgttaattattaaatattttgtattatttggtttggtgattgaaaaattagagATATGAGAGGATTGGAGGGAGAAAATTAAAGAGAATAAAAATAGTAGTTTTTCATCAATACAACTAATAAGATGTTTAATTTTAGcatatattatcaataaaacttacattgAATTacaatattttcattttattcgTAAATGTACattgtttattttctatttaaGCTCTTATTATTAATTGAATTTCAATCACagcattaaaataaaatattaatcacaacataaaaatacgatattaatatattatacatgtaaggcccgagatgtaattactgtaatcagacgttgattaattgacatgattgaggttatacgaactcaaatgaagaagcagggcatcattacagtataagccaagatgttggaccgaacatctggcgccAAAATGTTGAACCGAACATCTCAAGATGTTGGCCAAGATGCtggaccgaacatctcgcgcccgagcggtggaaaagaaccgcccgagcgccaatgaacCATGAGTTGGatagaatgtttggcgcccgagcggtagaatattatcgtccgagcgccaggagatgttcaaccgagtatctcgacagaaactttcgcgcccgagcggtaaagattaatcgcccgagcgccgagcaagcgcccgagcggaaattcatgaccgcccgagcgcgagacgtgcagtaggcacaccgagccacttggcttattgcatgTACGTggttgtgtatatatatatatatatatatatatatatatatatatatatatatgcacgatttcttcaagaaaacgAAGGAAAGAATCGTATAGAAAGCTTCAGagaaagagtgaaaaatccttacgccttttgtgagaaatccgtctatctgattttgaatccgacttcggtattgagttcctatcaacgcaggctacaactggacgtaagttttgttacgtttagacatgatttgaaattatgatattgtcagaattgaatatgaatcagatatgatgtttctgctacagtaggcattgtaaAATTGAAgttagattaaagaatagactggttatacaattgttatgattttcagagttgaattgattgagatttgatatcagagttgagttattactgatcttaagtgtaccgatatagagattaggaattgtattggtactgattatgaattctggtagtatctttgtgatgttgagattgacggggttatcgagactgtatcattatgccgtcgaaacatccgttgATTTAGATTGGtgagattcagtaatgatttcgattgcatcgtgatatcgttgatatgaattagattgtgccttgttcagatatggatcagagtatgtattgatttgagtattgatcagaacaagtcttgaattgatttatgtactgatcttgtatttatgcgattgtcattgccagactgggtatggatagattggaatacgagacttcgtcttcatcagatcgtgaagataaaggtataaataaatgtggattcgggattgcacaactcgagttaggtttgacttgagtttcccaaaatcacatactttattttattgcattgatatttgcagattatcagattgatatgtttagtctattgaattatagcagagccagagttgagtctagggcagatcagcctagctagggcagaaccgccgagtctttgtcagaaccgcgtagactctagacttacggtgtatcgatgagcttagatgtagatcgacgtctattgtagacattcgatacagcataccaaagtctaaagtagatcgggatccctagattagaatgagagatgagtcgagtcttagatatcgagactagaacttgatttacagatccgtattgatttatgtttcgtagattacgattcatgttttatttacagactggtattgatacatgtgtTTGATtgtgctacatgtgataagatataattcatgcttttatgttaattcagttaactgcatgtatacattatttatactgggatttattctcaccggagttatccggctgttgtcttgttttgtatgtgtgcatgacaacaggtgggacatgatcagggtcaagaggatgatgagagatcgagattagagtggtgattccggacttggattagagatagggttggacacttgatattagctgttaaaccttagttgaataaatgtatgtagtacaggacttgtacttttatactgagatacatatatgttttatttcactacgttccgcacttatgttttaaaaagaaaaatttttagaccctgtttatcttagttgataattaaatcccaaagatgattaagaagatgattagcgtccgggtccccacaatacaAGTAATTATTAATGCTTGCTTGCTTCCTTCACTTTTGGCCTTCTTATTTTTATAGattgatttatttaataaatccattaataataataaaccgattatatataattatatgttttacaattaattttttttatgaaatatgtgtttatataattttgagagaattcgaAATGGGTCTTCCTAAAATATtcttttgatcaattaattttATGTACGTTTTattgaaataataatttaaaaataaaaaatatttttcaattctctcatatttttaatcatttcatatttttaaaatggaacaacaatttaaaatgaaacaataaatattttttcaatcctttcatattttaaaaatattgattttatgtACGTCTTTCAATCCTCTCATATctctaatttttcaatcactcaaccaaataatacaaaatatttaataattaacatatattataaatatttatattttatatttttcattagaattaaattaataattaaaaattataataaatgataataatatatttttattaaattagttatttaaaataataataataaaattacgtAACatcacaaaataataataaataatattaaataataataataaaataataatataatattaaataataataataaaataataataaataataatatatctaCGTGGACGAAGTGCGGACGCTCGTCCATGTAAGCAAGCGTCCGCGCTTCGTCCACGTGGAGCGTCCGCGCTTTGTAAGCGCGGATTAAATTAGTTtggcaaatattttttttaaaattatttttgaaattaaattttttttacattaattataaaaaaacccTGGCTATTGCTATCTTcttagtttaaatttattaatttaaatttgacttaAAATAGTATTTTTGAACAATTTGTTCCACAAAAATTTTTTTGTCCACTACGTACTAATGAATAACAATAAGAGATGCAATTCAATTTTTAAACATAAGAATGCGTCACATGAGATTATAACAACAGTCGGAACGGTGAGGAATTTGAGTCTTATAATCAAGCTAGAAATGACAATCTACGGATACGAGATGAGTTTAACTAAGGATAACAATAAATCAGAATCGGGTAAGATTTCATATcctcattatcatattcatttatGATATCTGCATCACATCTACATCtgatattttatctacaaaccATAAAATTTTAACTACAATTCAACGAGAAGGAAGTGAAAAAAATGTGCAATATTGTTAGATATTAAAGCATTCATTATTAATATGATGATGAcatatataatacataaatatttcattattaaTAGATATcaaggttaaaaaaaaaaaccccacTCTTTTTCAGACTCACTTGTAGATCCCTTGACCCACCATGAATGAGACGAGTTTGATGCGAGGTCACTCTAAATTAAACAAAATGCCAAAGTATTGGTGCCACTTGTTTTTTGGTATGTAttaaatggtttttttttttatgaattttcccGGTCGCTTAAGCTCCATTTGATACGTTTAAGTTTGAAGCTCGACAAAAACGCTTTGCTTCGGAGAAAGTGGAAAAAAACGGTTAAACTGTAGTTTGATCGAATTAAACGTAATTAAGGTGTTTAATTAAGTGTACTTAAGCACAATTAATCGCAtctatttgtttttaaatttttttattttgaatgtatgtcttttttattttaaaataataaattaggtttATATTTtcgatgtttatttttaaattttaattatgattaagtatgTCTGATAATTATTTGACAaatatttacaattttttaatGTGATATAgttgcaaaaacaaataaagattgcaattttgagattttatgtttttataaatatgagaattaatacatcagacttaaatttatcatatttatgtaaACTTAGAGCTCGACATCAGCGCTTCGGGATGCTTCACGCTTTTTAGAACCTTGGAATTTCCCTTAAGTTTTGAGgtggtgttttttttttaaacttataTTAGATAGATCCAATGGATGGTCCAATATTCTCTTTTTTGGGGAAttaaaattgtttttatttagcTGGCAATTATAAAAGAGTaggggaaaaaagaaaaagaaaggaagAAGAAGAATTGTTTCGGGCCTAAAATTTGTTTAGCCCAATAACGAAATGGACGCCCACACAATTTTTTCCACAATCCAGTTTTGGTCTAAAAACTTTCCAAAACCCTCTCCTTCCCACAATCTTGAGTGTACAATGCTGACTCGCTTCATCTTCAAACCCTCGCACTGCAATCGAATTCGAACCCTGATTTCTTCTCAAACCCACTTCACAAATGAGAATCTGATACAACAGAGCCCTATATATCCAAACCCCAAGAATTTTTTCTTCCCTAGAGCTTCTCAATTATCTTTTTTCTCGACGAATGGAAAAGGCGGAAACTTTGGTGATGATTCGGCTACCTCAACTACCGATTTGTGGAAACTTTCATCTGAGATTGATCAAGATATAGAATCTGTGTTTTCAGAGGAATCTGGAAATCTAGAGGGGTTTCGTGATCGAAATGCTGGGGAAATGAAAAACGGGGATGGTAAAACAGGTGATATATTTGAAGGGATTGATTCGAGACGTGGGAATGATGAGGTTAGCGATATATTTGGAGGAGTAGATGAGACGGTTGTCGGTAGTACGGGGGATGAGTGGGCTAAGGCGAGGGAGCTGGAACCTTGGAATTTTGCAGCAGAGGAGAAGGAAGGTGGGGAGGAAGATGTTTTTAACAATGGAGTAGAGAGTGGGGAATCCGGTTCAACTGGTTTAGGAGCTGGAATTGAGGGGTTGACTGTGGGGAGTGAGAAGAGTGAGGAGGATAAACTTAAACCCCTAGAATCGGAGGAGAAGGCTTTGGTTGATGTTTTGAAAGGCAAGTATCCTGTCctcttttcaatttattttataaattattatgtGCATTATAAGCTTGATATATTACATGTTCATGAGTTGCAGAAATGATTTGATTCGAAGAATTAGGTTCTGGAAGTTGttaatatgatatatttacctttttaaatctttttttatCCAAAACTGTTTGATGTTGTGTTGCCTTCTTTTTTCATGTATTATAACTCATGACAGTTTTGGCCATGAGCATGGGAGATGGGTTCTTGGACTCCAGAGATGTGTGAGATGATAGCTAATTGACTGTCGGTTCAGTTGCTCTCTGTTCACCAATTTAGTCACAAATAATGAACGGATCAATGTTATGTGCTTATCTTCCTTGTTTCCTCATTGCTTGTAACTGTGTAATTTTGTtgctttttaaaattaataatttgctaatttttttaaaaattgttatTTCCGGTTACGATATTCCTGTAGCACACCTAATTACTGGTTTGACTTTGAAGGGCCTGATTCTTTTTTATGATGAGCATGATTGTTCATTTTAAAGTCCTCAGATGCTGTAGCATTCATTCTCATTGTAGATGTGGAATTATCCATAGAAGGCACATATGAACATTGGCCTACGTAAGCTCTGGATGTAACTTCGAGTTTCATAACTGGGTTGATATTTGCAGGTCCGAATCGTGCATTTGGTGATCTTATAGCCGCATCTGGAATTACAGATGATATGCTTGATAGTTTAATTGCTTTGAAGGACTTTGAAGGCATTCGGGGGTTGCCCCCTCTGAGCAAAATTGAAGATATGCGGTATGAAAAGAATACTAAAAAATCCAGCCGAGCGGAAATTGAGCGCCAGAAACAGGAGGAAATTGCAAAAGCCCGTGTTCAGCAAGTCGATGCAAAAGGAAGGGCTTATGGAACCGGAAGGAGGAAATGCAGCATTGCCCGTGTTTGGATTAGCCCAGGTGAGGGTAAATTTGTGGTAAATGACAAAGAGTTTGACGTGTATTTCCCCATGCTGGATCACCGTGCTGCTCTTCTTCGGCCTTTTTCTGAAACTAAAACTTTGGGAATGTGGGATGTCAACTGCACTGTTAAAGGAGGCGGCACATCTGGTGAGCATTAAATTTCATCCGCATCTTTGTTCTATTGTATGAATAGAAGTAGTTCTGATAGTCcttagcatgaattatttttgaaatttagagTAATGCACATTTATGATGTGGTATGAAGGTTCGGACTCAAATCAAAAGTTTTGCCGTAGCACTGAAGAACTGGATTTGATTCTTCTATTTTTGTGTGTTGCGCTGTTTGGCTTTGTGGCTGTTCGTGCGTTTCATACAAAATCTGTATGAGAAAATTTGGTAGCTCAAGTTTAAACCTAAAAACATTTCATTTCCTTTTTCACGTTAGTTTTCTTTGTTCTACATAAAATTCTTCTATTTGCACAAAAATAGCTTGAGATTGTAATGAGC
The sequence above is a segment of the Primulina tabacum isolate GXHZ01 chromosome 6, ASM2559414v2, whole genome shotgun sequence genome. Coding sequences within it:
- the LOC142548684 gene encoding small ribosomal subunit protein uS9m; this translates as MLTRFIFKPSHCNRIRTLISSQTHFTNENLIQQSPIYPNPKNFFFPRASQLSFFSTNGKGGNFGDDSATSTTDLWKLSSEIDQDIESVFSEESGNLEGFRDRNAGEMKNGDGKTGDIFEGIDSRRGNDEVSDIFGGVDETVVGSTGDEWAKARELEPWNFAAEEKEGGEEDVFNNGVESGESGSTGLGAGIEGLTVGSEKSEEDKLKPLESEEKALVDVLKGPNRAFGDLIAASGITDDMLDSLIALKDFEGIRGLPPLSKIEDMRYEKNTKKSSRAEIERQKQEEIAKARVQQVDAKGRAYGTGRRKCSIARVWISPGEGKFVVNDKEFDVYFPMLDHRAALLRPFSETKTLGMWDVNCTVKGGGTSGQVGAIRLGISRALQNWEPGFRPPLKEAGFLTRDSRVVERKKPGKAKARKSFQWVKR